The genomic segment CATCTGAAGCGTCCGATGATTCAACTTTAGCAGGAGCAGTTGCTTCAGAGGCTGCATTATTTGTTGCAGCTACAACGTCAGTTGTTTCAACAACAGTTTCAGCTTTTGGCTCAACCTTAGTTTCAACAGTGGTTTCAGTTGGAACTTCTGCGCTGGCTTCAACTTTAGATACCGTGGCATCTAATGAGGGTTTAGCAGCTACAGATTCAGCATTCGCTTCAGTTTCAACTTTCGCCTTGTTGTCTTTCCTTGGGCGACGAGTGCGTGTTGGTTTAGCTGATTGCTCCGCATTTGGCTTTGCAGTTACGTCAGCAGATTTAGCATTTTCAGCTACTTCAACTTCATTTAGTTTTGCTTCACTTTGTTCGTTCTCGATACGAACTTTACGACGCATATTACGACGTTGACGACGCTCTCTTGCAGCTTCTTGCTTAGGAGACTTCTCTCCTTCTGGGCGAGACTTATCTGCAGGCTTGTTAGCCTTGTTACGTTGGTCGTTTTTAGACTGACGTTTTTCTTGTTGCTCTTTATTTGCAACATCTCTGTCAGCCTTCTTATTACGGCCTTTGTTGTCTCTGCCTTTGTTGTCAGCATCATTACGATTATCACTGCGGTTATCGTTACGGTTGCGACGGTTGTCATTTCGGCGAGAGTCATTACGACGGTTACGGCGATTATTTTGACCTTCTTTGCGATTCTTATCAGACTGCTTCGATTCTTTCTTAGCAGGTTCATCTGATGAGAATAGCTTGCTGATAGCAGAAACCATTTTAGCGAAGAAACCAGGCTCTGACGGCGCTGATTCCGTTGCTTTTGGTTTTGCTTCGACAGCAGGTTTTGCTGCAGCTTTCGGCGTACCGAAACCTTTAATCGCAGGTTGAGGCGCTTCAGTACGTTCAAGTTTGCGTGGCTCGTATAATTTAGCTTCAGGCTTTTCTACACGCTTGTAGCTTGATTCAACGACTTCATCGTCGCTTCTTAAACGAGATACACGGTAGTCAGGTGTTGTCATGTGAGAATCAGGAATGACATACACTTCAACATTGTGACGTTCTTCTGTAATGCGAATTGCTTTACGTTTTTCATTTAATAAGAACGCAGCAACATCAACAGGAACAACAGCTTCAATTTGAGACGTGTTCTCTTTAATGGCTTCTTCTTCCATTAAACGAAGAATAGAAAGCGCTAATGACTCAGTACTACGAATTGTACCTTGGCCATGACAGCGGGGACATAAATGCGCTGCTGATTCGCCAAGAGAAGGGCGTAGGCGTTGACGAGACATTTCCATTAAGCCAAAACGTGAAATACGGCCAAGCTGAACACGAGCACGGTCTAAATGAACCGCATCACGCATTCTATTCTCAACTTCACGTTGGTGTCTAACTGGCGTCATATCAATGAAGTCGATGACGACTAAACCACCTAAATCACGTAAACGTAACTGACGCGCAATTTCGTCTGCCGCTTCTAAGTTGGTGTTTAACGCTGTTTCTTCGATATCGCCGCCTTTTGTTGCACGGGCTGAGTTGATATCGATTGAAGTTAGTGCTTCCGTTGGGTCAATTACGATTGAACCACCAGAAGGCAAGCGCACTTCACGTTGGAATGCGGACTCAATTTGAGATTCGATTTGGAAGTGTGTGAACAATGGTACTTCAGACTCGTAACGCTTAACACGTTCAACGAAATCAGGGCGTACTAAACCAATATGCTGTTTTGCTTCTTCATAGATACGTGGATGGTCAATTAGTATTTCGCCCACATCACGACGTAAGTAATCACGGATTGCACGAACAATCACGTTACTTTCTTGATGAATCAAAAATGGCGCAGGTTTACTCTGAGCTGCTTCTTGAATTGCTTCCCAGTGGTGTTGTAAAACTTTTAAGTCCCACTTTAATTCAGCAGCATCTTTACCAACACCAGCAGTACGTACAATCAGACCCATACCATTTGGTACAGTTAACTCTGACATAGCCGCTTTAAGCTCAGTACGCTCATCACCTTCGATACGACGCGAAATGCCGCCAGCACGAGGATTATTTGGCATCAGAACTAAATAAGAGCCAGCAAGAGAGATAAACGTTGTTAAGGCAGCGCCTTTATTACCACGTTCTTCTTTATCGATTTGAACGATAACTTCTTGGCCTTCAGATACCACTTCTTTGATATTTGGGCGGCCTTGGAAAGAGTATCCTTTAGGGAAGTATTCGCGAGCGATTTCTTTTAATGGAAGGAAACCGTGACGGTCAGCGCCGTAATCAACAAACGCAGCTTCTAATGAAGGTTCTACGCGAGTAATGGTGCCTTTATAGATATTTGATTTTTTTTGTTCATGGCCTGGGCTTTCGATATCCAGATCATACAATTGTTGCCCATCTACTAGGGCAACACGCAACTCTTCCGATTGAGTTGCATTAATTAACATACGTTTCATGATGACTTAATTCTTCTAATAAGGTCATCAAACGTCGAGATTTCGTTGCATTACGGGCCTAAAATTGTTGTTCACTAAGCCTCACGGCTGGTTTTTAGGCAAGTTAGGGGCGCATTGCTGTAAGACGCATTCGCTGCGTGTCGCGACCTATTTATGGCTTATTTTTTAATAATTACAAAAACAAGGAATTCGTTGTTAATCGCCAACAAACCCCATAAATTTAAATTTCTTTTCCGGTAATGCCCAAGACGAATCTGTCTGTTTGATAACAAGCTAAAATTTGTTCGAATAGGGGGGCGTAG from the Shewanella japonica genome contains:
- the rne gene encoding ribonuclease E, with the protein product MKRMLINATQSEELRVALVDGQQLYDLDIESPGHEQKKSNIYKGTITRVEPSLEAAFVDYGADRHGFLPLKEIAREYFPKGYSFQGRPNIKEVVSEGQEVIVQIDKEERGNKGAALTTFISLAGSYLVLMPNNPRAGGISRRIEGDERTELKAAMSELTVPNGMGLIVRTAGVGKDAAELKWDLKVLQHHWEAIQEAAQSKPAPFLIHQESNVIVRAIRDYLRRDVGEILIDHPRIYEEAKQHIGLVRPDFVERVKRYESEVPLFTHFQIESQIESAFQREVRLPSGGSIVIDPTEALTSIDINSARATKGGDIEETALNTNLEAADEIARQLRLRDLGGLVVIDFIDMTPVRHQREVENRMRDAVHLDRARVQLGRISRFGLMEMSRQRLRPSLGESAAHLCPRCHGQGTIRSTESLALSILRLMEEEAIKENTSQIEAVVPVDVAAFLLNEKRKAIRITEERHNVEVYVIPDSHMTTPDYRVSRLRSDDEVVESSYKRVEKPEAKLYEPRKLERTEAPQPAIKGFGTPKAAAKPAVEAKPKATESAPSEPGFFAKMVSAISKLFSSDEPAKKESKQSDKNRKEGQNNRRNRRNDSRRNDNRRNRNDNRSDNRNDADNKGRDNKGRNKKADRDVANKEQQEKRQSKNDQRNKANKPADKSRPEGEKSPKQEAARERRQRRNMRRKVRIENEQSEAKLNEVEVAENAKSADVTAKPNAEQSAKPTRTRRPRKDNKAKVETEANAESVAAKPSLDATVSKVEASAEVPTETTVETKVEPKAETVVETTDVVAATNNAASEATAPAKVESSDASDEATSEDNEEKQGQRRSRRSPRHLRAAGQRRRRDEDETAPSAAVFTPVDELEKQLDAEQAAVEVTTEPAPAVEAPTSQTVETETPAVTDDKVEVTQEETSTDTQKVVEASEKVETPVESASEVEVPVEAPVAETADVIETAPQAETSNNAVKPTEVEANVEVEAKVEVKAEPAKAETVKTEPVKAETVTKDNSIASAPMAKPAAIERKVVTAPVATETKTEAKTDAPAKKTAASRFGSMVMSETTKPVSEVRQQQAVPKGREYQKSQPDAETVKSKVANSASSDTTKA